In Helianthus annuus cultivar XRQ/B chromosome 3, HanXRQr2.0-SUNRISE, whole genome shotgun sequence, a single window of DNA contains:
- the LOC110930570 gene encoding asparagine--tRNA ligase, chloroplastic/mitochondrial produces the protein MATAAFSPATASLRLKPFSSTVRLLSFYNHHHRHHLNPNKLKHQIILTPHHPPKLFHFNHSNRYITNRQRFSTVVSATVSSGETVEKLKTESTEGLVGEFRKRLRIADIKGGESEGLDKLGQTLTVRGWVRTLRVQSSVTFIEVNDGSCVSNMQCVIDSDAEGYDQVESGLITTGASVCVQGVVVPSQGKKQKIELKISKLVTVGTSDPSFPIQKKKVTREFLRSKAHLRPRTNTFGAVARVRNALAYATHKFFQENGFVWVASPIITASDCEGAGEQFCVTTLIPSSKEAIDSPVDAIPRTKNGLIDWSQDFFEKPAFLTVSGQLNGETYATALSDVYTFGPTFRAENSNTSRHLAEFWMIEPELAFADLNDDMACATAYLQYVVKHVLENCKEDMDFFNNWIEKGIIDRLSDVVEKSFVRMTYTDAVELLLKSKKKFEFPVKWGCDLQSEHERYITEEAFNGCPVIITDYPKDIKAFYMRLNDDGKTVAAMDMLVPRVGELIGGSQREERLDYLETRLDELKLNKESFWWYLDLRRYGTVPHAGFGLGFERLVQFATGIDNIRDTIPFPRAPGSAEF, from the exons ATGGCTACGGCGGCCTTCTCACCCGCCACCGCATCCCTCCGCCTCAAACCCTTCTCCTCCACCGTCCGCCTCCTCTCCTtctacaaccaccaccaccgccaccacttaAACCCTAACAAACTCAAACACCAAATCATCCTCACTCCTCATCACCCACCCAAACTCTTCCACTTCAACCACTCAAACCGTTACATAACTAATCGTCAACGCTTTTCCACCGTCGTATCCGCCACCGTATCTTCCGGCGAGACCGTAGAGAAGTTGAAAACTGAATCTACTGAGGGACTGGTTGGGGAATTTCGTAAGCGGCTGAGGATTGCTGACATTAAAGGAGGGGAGAGTGAGGGTTTGGATAAATTAGGGCAAACCCTAACGGTTAGGGGCTGGGTTAGAACACTTCGTGTTCAGAGCAGTGTCACGTTCATTGAG GTGAATGATGGTTCATGCGTTTCGAACATGCAGTGTGTGATTGACTCAGATGCTGAAGGTTATGATCAG GTTGAGAGTGGGTTAATAACAACGGGGGCATCAGTCTGTGTACAAGGAGTTGTGGTACCTAGTCAAGGAAAGAAACAAAAAATAGAGTTGAAAATTAGCAAACTTGTTACG GTTGGTACAAGTGATCCATCATTTCCCATCCAGAAGAAAAAGGTCACCCGAGAATTTTTAAGAAGCAAGGCACATCTTCGTCCTAGAACGAACACATTCGGTGCG GTAGCAAGGGTTAGAAATGCTTTGGCCTATGCTACGCACAAATTCTTTCAAGAAAACGGGTTTGTTTGGGTCGCAAGTCCTATTATTACTGCTTCAGATTGTGAAGGTGCTGGCGAGCAGTTTTGTGTAACCACACTG ATTCCAAGCTCCAAAGAAGCCATTGATTCTCCAGTTGATGCCATTCCAAGAACAAAGAATGGTTTAATTGATTGGTCACAA GATTTTTTTGAAAAACCAGCATTCTTGACGGTTTCTGGCCAACTTAACGGTGAAACATATGCAACTGCTCTTTCTGAT GTGTATACGTTTGGTCCTACATTCAGGGCAGAAAATTCTAACACATCTAGACATTTAGCTGAATTCTGG ATGATTGAACCTGAGCTTGCATTTGCGGACCTGAATGATGACATGGCATGTGCCACTGCCTATCTCCAGTATGTC GTGAAACATGTTCTTGAAAATTGCAAGGAAGATATGGATTTCTTCAACAATTGGATTGAGAAAGGGATCATCGATCGTTTGAGT GATGTTGTTGAGAAAAGCTTTGTGCGAATGACGTACACAGATGCAGTTGAATTGCTTCTAAAATCAAAGAAGAAATTTGAATTTCCG GTGAAATGGGGATGTGATTTGCAAAGTGAGCATGAACGTTATATAACTGAGGAGGCTTTTAACGGATGTCCTGTTATTATAACAGACTACCCTAAG GATATTAAGGCATTCTACATGCGACTAAATGATGATGGAAAAACTGTTGCAGCCATGGATATGCTGGTTCCACGG GTTGGTGAGCTTATTGGTGGAAGTCAAAGGGAAGAACGTCTCGATTACTTGGAAACCCGCCTAGATGAACTCAAGCTCAATAAGGAGAGCTTTTGGTGGTACCTGGATCTTCGGCGTTATGGAACAG TTCCACACGCGGGGTTTGGATTAGGTTTTGAAAGGCTTGTGCAATTTGCAACTGGAATCGATAACATTCGAGACACAATTCCATTCCCCCGAGCACCTGGTTCAGCTGAGTTTTGA